The genomic DNA GAAGCGTCGCGATCAGAACGCCGGCACCACGGCGCCCTTGTATTTCTCGACGATGAACTTCTTCACCTCGGGCGAATGCAGCGCATTGACCAGCTTCTTGATTCCCGGCGCGTCCTTGTTGTCCGAGCGGGTCACCAGGATGTTGGCGTACGGCGAATCCGAGCCCTCGATGAACAGCGCGTCCTTGGTCGGCACCAGGCCGGCTTCGAGCGCGTAGTTGGTGTTGATCAGGGCCAGGTCGACGTCGTCCAGCGAGCGCGGCAGCATGGCGGCCTCGAGTTCGCGGAACTTCAGCTTCTTGGGGTTATCGGTCACGTCCGCGGCGGTCGCCAGGATGTTGGAGGGATCCTTCAGCTTGATGACGCCCTGCTTCTGCAGCAGCACCAGCGCGCGCCCGCCATTGGACGGATCGTTCGGGATGGCGACGGTGGCGCCGTCCTTCAGTTCGGCCAGGCTCTTGATCTTCTTGGAGTAACCGCCGAACGGCTCCACGTGCACCAGGGCGACCGGCACCAGCGTGGCCTTGCGGTCCTTGTTGAAGGTATCCAGGTACGGCTTGTGCTGGAAGAAGTTGGCATCGAGCTGCTTGTCGGCCAGTTGCAGGTTGGGCTGCACGTAGTCGTTGAACACCTTGATGTCGAGTTCCACGCCTTCCTTGGCCAGCTGCGGCTTGACCACTTCCAGGATCTCGGCATGCGGCACCTGGGTGGCGCCCACCACGATCTTTTCGGCATGGGCGGCGGTGGCTGCCACCAGCAGGGCCGACGCCACCAGGGCGGAACGGACGAAATTCAAACGCATGAGTTGCCTCTTTTATAGGTAGAAATTTGGGGGCATATGCCCGGCCGGTGTGGAGATTCCCCCTTGTGAGGGGTGCTCCGTTGCGAAAACGCCCCCAATTTACCCGAATGCCGGTTATTTGTCGGGCATAACAACATGGGTTTAAAGCATAAGCAACCTGCGGGTACTACAATCCGTCGTATGCTTGCGCTACCGCGTTGCCAACGCGTTCCTGTGCAGGCATTTTTTTACTGCCGGACCCCACGCCCCCACGGGGGGCAATGCCTGTCCGCCATCGCTGGCGCGGGCTTTCAACCTCTAACTTTCATACCCTACTTATTGCCGACTTAGCTGCCATGACCGACACCCCCGACCCTGCTGCCGTCTCGTCTCCCGCTGTCAAAGCCGCGGTGCTCTCCGAAGCGCTGCCTTATATCCGACGATTCCACGGCAAAACCATCGTGGTCAAGTACGGCGGCAACGCCATGACGGAAGAGCGCCTGCAGCGCAGCTTCGCGCATGACGTGGTGTTGCTCAAGCTGGTGGGTCTGAATCCGGTGGTGGTGCACGGCGGCGGCCCGCAGATCGACGACGCGCTGCGCCGCATCGGCAAGCAGGGCACCTTCATCCAGGGCATGCGCGTCACCGATGCCGAGACCATGGAAGTGGTCGAATGGGTGCTGGGCGGCCAGGTCCAGCAAGACATCGTCATGATGATCAACGAGGTCGGCGGCAAGGCCGTGGGCCTGACCGGCAAGGACGGCGGACTGATCCAGGCCCAGAAGAAGCTGATGGCCAACAAGGAAAACCCGGCCGAACCGATCGACATCGGTTTCGTCGGCGACATCACCCTGGTCGAGCCGGCGGTGGTCAAGGCCCTGCAGGACGACCAGTTCATTCCGGTCATCTCGCCCATCGGCTACGGTGAAGACGGCACCGCCTACAACATCAACGCCGACGTCGTCGCCGGCAAGATGGCCGAAGTGCTGGGCGCCGAAAAGCTGCTGATGCTGACCAACACCCCGGGCGTGCTGGACAAGGGCGGCAAGCTGCTGCGCAGCCTGTCGGCCCAGACCATCGACGAGCTGTTCGCCGACGGCACCATCTCGGGCGGCATGCTGCCCAAGATCTCGTCGGCGCTGGATGCCGCCAAGAATGGCGTCAATTCGGTGCACATCGTCGACGGCCGCGTGCCGCACTGCCTGTTGCTGGAAATCCTGACCGACCAAGGCGTTGGCACGATGATCAGCTCGCACTGATGCGAGCGCTGCGCACCCTGCTGCGGCCGGCGGTGCGCCAGCGCCGCTCGCGCCGCACGACCACGGACGCCCCCGGGCGCCTGTGGTTGTTCGACCTGGACAACACGCTGCACGATACGTCGCATGCGATCTTCCCTCGAATCGACCATGGCATGACCATGGCGGTGGCCGAGGCGCTGGAGGTCGACGTCGACACCGCCAATGCCGTGCGCAAGCAGTACTGGCAGCGCTATGGCGCCACGATGATCGGCATGGTCCGGCACCATGGCGTGGACCCGCATGTCTTCCTGCATCGCAGCCATGATTTCGACGTCAATCCGCTCGTGCGCGCCGAAAAGGCGCTGGCGTACAAGCTGAAGCAACTGCCCGGGCGCAAGGTACTGCTGACCAACGCGCCGCTGCATTACGCGCGCGCGGTGCTGCGGCGGCTGGGCATCCTGCGCCAGTTCGACAGCCTGTGGGCCATCGAGCACATGCGCCTGCATGGCGAATTCCGCCCCAAGCCATCGCCGGCGCTGCTGCGCTACGTGCTGGCGCGCGAAGGCGTGCCGGCGCGCCAGGCGGTGCTGGTGGAAGACACCCTTGCCAATCTGCGCGGCGCGCGCCGCGCCGGGCTGCGCACGGTGCATGTGTTCCATCCCGGCACCCCGTTTGCGCGCGGCCGCGCGCAACGGCCGGCCTACGTCGACTTGCGGGTAAACTCCGTCAGTGATTTGCTGCTGCGCCGGCGCCCCTTGCGGGGTTGATCGCCGACGCGCCTTCCCTCCTCCACCGTCAGCCTGCGTAACACCAGACCCGTCCATGGCGAGCAAACCCGGCGAGCGCAAGACCCAGATTCTGCAGACCCTGGCCGAGATGCTGGAGCAGCCGCACGCCTCGCGCATCACCACGGCGGCGCTGGCCGCGCGCCTGGCGGTATCGGAAGCCGCGCTTTATCGGCATTTCGCCAGCAAGGCGCAGATGTTCGAAGGGCTGATCGAATTCATCGAAACCAGCATCTTCACGCTGGTGAACCAGATCGCCATCGCCGAGCCCTATGGCCTGTCGCAGGCGCACCAGACGGTGTCGATGCTGCTGACGTTCTCGGAACGTAATCGAGGCATGACGCGGGTGCTGACGGGTGACGCCCTGGTCACCGAGGACAATCGCCTGCAGGAACGGATCAACCACATCAACGACCGCATCGAGGCGTCGTTGAAGCAATCGCTGCGTATCGCCGTGACCGACGGCGGCCTGCCGCCCGAGGCCAACGTGGCCGCGCACGCCAGCCTGCTGACGCACCTGGTGCTGGGCCGCTGGCTGCGCTATGCGCAGAGCGGCTGGCGCGTGGCGCCCACGCTGCACCTGGACGAGCAATTGCGCCTGGCGTTGGGCTGATCTCATTCGCGCCATAACACGAACGAATTAACTGCCTCGCACGGGTGGTGTTGCAGTATTTGTTTGTTTTTATGCAACATTCGCAGGGTTGCGATTTTTGCCGGCCGACGAGCATAATCTCCGGAGCGGGTTTCCGACAAGCATGATTGTCCGCCGAATTGACACGTATCAATACGGGTTTTCCTTAATGCCGTCACGATCATTCTGTAGCGTCGACACTTCGCTTTGATCCAGCCCAAGGCTTGGCAACGGGGTGTCGTCAGTTTGACCTCAACCGGAGATGGATATGACTGCGGAAACCGCTGTCCCTGCCTCGCAAGCCCCCAAGAAAACCAAAATCCCGATCGGCCTGGTCGCCGGCTTCATCGTCATGATCGGCGTGCTGATGCTGCCCTTGCCGGCCGACCTGCCCGTTGCCGGCCATCGCATGCTGGCGATCCTGGCGTTCGCGGTGGTGGTGTGGATCACGGAAGCCGTGTCCTACGAAGCCAGCGCGATCATGATCACGACGCTGATGGCCTTCCTGCTGGGCACCGCGCCCACCATCAAGGATCCGCAGGTGGTCTACGGCACGTCGGCCGCCATCAGCATGGCGCTGACCGGCTTCGCCAACTCGGCGCTGGCGCTGGTCACCGGCGCCCTGTTCATCGCCGCGGCCATGACCTTCACCGGACTGGATCGGCGCATCGCGCTGGTGACGCTGTCCAAGGTCGGAACCAGCACGCGGCGCATCCTGATCGGATGTATCGCCGTGACCATCGTGCTGAGCCTGGTAGTGCCCAGCGCGACCGCCCGCAGCGCGGCCGTGGTGCCCATCATGATGGGCGTGATCGCGGCCTTCGGCGTGGACAAGCGCTCGAACATCGCCGCCGGCATCATGATCATCGTGGCGCAGGCCACCAGCATCTGGAACGTGGGCATCCAGACCGCGGCCGCGCAGAACCTGCTGACGGTCGGCTTCATGGAAAAGATGCTGGGCCAGCGCGTGGCCTGGTCGGACTGGCTGATCGCCGGCGCGCCCTGGTCGCTGATCATGTCGGCGGTGTTGATCATCATTGTGCTCAAGCTGCTGCCGCCGGAAAGCGACAGCATCGCGGGGGGCAAGGAAGCCGTGGAGAAATCGCTGCTTGAACTGGGCCCCATGACGGGCGCGCAAAAGCGCCTGATGGCCGTGTCGGTCATGCTGCTGCTGTTCTGGTCGACCGAAGGCAAGCTGCACAAGTTCGACACCACCTCCACCACCTACTTCGGCCTGGTGCTGCTGCTGTTGCCGCGCTTTGGCGTGATGACGTGGAAAGACGTGCAATCGCGCATTCCATGGGGCACCGTGATCGTCTTCGGCGTCGGCATCAGCCTGGGCACCGCGCTGCTGACCACGCAGGCCGGCCAATGGCTGGGCAACCAGGTGGTGGCGCACACCGGCCTGGACCATCTCGGCCCGCTGGCCATCTTCGCGATCCTGTCGGCCTTCCTGATCATCATCCACCTGGGGTTCGCCAGCGCCACCGCGCTGACCTCGGCGATGCTGCCGATCCTGATCTCGGTGCTGGCCACGCTGCCGGGCGACTTCAGCCGCCTGGGCATGACCATGCTGCTGGGCTTCGTGGTGAGCTATGGCTTCATCCTGCCGATCAACGCGCCGCAGAACATGGTGTGCCTGGGCACGGAAACCTTCAACGCCAAGCAGTTCGCCAAGGTCGGCATCCTGGTCACCATCATCGGCTACGCGCTGATGATGCTGATGGGCATGACCTACTGGCGCTGGCTGGGCTGGCTGTAAGGAGACCGCATCATGAAGATCTCCATTGCCCAAGCCAATGAATACGGCCGTCGCGTGCTGATGGCGCAAGGCGTGCCGGAAGATATCGCGCGCGACGTGGCCGAGCACCTGGTGGAGTCCGACCGCGTGGGCTACACCAGCCACGGCCTGTCCATCCTGACCAACTATCGGCGTGTGCTGGCCGAAGGCCTGGCGCAGGCCGACGGCCGCCCCGAACTGCTCAACGACCGTGGCGCCATGCTGGCCTACGACGGCCACAACGGCCTGGGCCAGTACGTGGGCAAGGTCGTGATCGAGCAGGCCATCGAGCGCACGCAGGCGCACGGCCAGTGCATCCTGACACTGCGCCGCAGCCACCACCTGGGCCGCATGGGCCACTACGGCGAGATGGTGGCGGCCAAGGGTCTGATCCTGCTGGCCTTCACCAACGTGATCAACCGCGCCCCCACCGTGGCGCCGTTCGGCGGCGCGCGCGCCTGCCTGACGACCAATCCGCTGTGCTTTGCCGGCCCATTGCCGGGCGGCCGCCCGCCGTTCATCGTCGACATGGCGACCAGTTCGATCGCGGTGAACAAGGCCCGCGTGCTGGCGGCCAAGGGCGAGCAGGCGCCGCCGGGCTCGCTGATCGACGCGCAAGGCAATCCGACCACGGACCCGGGCGCCCTGTTCACCGATCCGCCGGGCGCGCTGCTGCCGTTCGGCGGCCACAAGGGTTACGCGATGGGCCTGGTGGCCGAGCTGCTGGCGGGCGTGCTGTCCGGCGGCGGCACGATCCAGCCGGAACACCCGCGCAACGGGGTGGCCACGAACAATATGTTCGCGCTGCTGCTGGATCCGCAGGTGGACTTCAATACGGACTGGCGCTCGATGGAAGTGGGCGCGTTCATCGACTACCTGCATGCCTGCCCGCCCCAGCCGGGCGTGGATGGGGTTCAGTACCCGGGCGAGTATGAAGCCCGCAATCGGGAGCTGAACGCGGATTCGCTGGAATTTTCGCCGCCCATCTGGGAGGGGTTGAAGAAGCTGGCCGCGGACGTTGGGGTGGCTGACGCGTTGCCTTGATGGTTGCAGGATGGTTGTGTTTTGCGGGCGGCTCAAGGGTTCTTGAGCCGCCCGTTGCGTTGGCGGGCGGGGGCGGCGGGGCTACGATTGCGGTCCGGAGCGAAGGCTCCGGACCGCAATCGTAGGCGCGCCCACCCGTGCGCCCACCGCCCCGGGCGGCCTACGAAGAAAAAAGCTCAGCTCTTGACCGACCGATGCCGACTAATGCTCATCATGATCCCAAACGCAATCCCCATGGTGAACAACGCGGTACCGCCATAGCTCATGAACGGCAATGGCACCCCGACCACAGGCAGAATCCCCGTCACCATGCCCACGTTCACAAATACATAGATGAACAGCATCATCGTCAACGCCCCGGACAGCAACCGCCCGAACTGCGATGACGCGCGCGAAGCGATGGTCAGGCCGCGGGCCATCATCAGGCCATACAGAACCAGGATGGCGATACCGCCGTACAGGCCGAATTCCTCGGCGTAGACGGCGAAGATGAAGTCGGTGGTGCGTTCGGGGATGAAGTCCAGGTGCGTCTGCGTGCCCTTCATGTAGCCCTTGCCGTAGACCCCGCCCGAGCCCACCGCGATCATCGACTGGATGGTGTGGAAACCCTTGCCGAGCGGATCGGAACTGGGGTTGAGCAGCGTGCAGACGCGGTGCTTCTGGTAATCGTGCAGCACCACCCAGTTGACGTCCGGTTCGCACAACTGGTCTTCGTAGTACACCAGCGTGCCGATGGCGATGATGCCCGCCAGCATGACCGGCACCAGCAGCTTGAACGACAGTCCGGCGAAGTAGATGACGAAGAAGCCGGCGCCGAACACCAGCAGCGCGGTGCCCAGGTCGGGTTGCAGCACGATCAGCCCGAAGGGCGCGGCCAGCATCGCGGCGGCGGCCAGGAAGTCGCGGATGCGCACCGCGCCCTCGTGGCGCTGGAAATACCAGGCCAGCATCATGGGCACGGCGATCTTCATCATTTCGGACGGCTGGATACGGGTCACGCCCAGGTTGAGCCAGCGCGTCGCGCCCTTGCTGGTCTCGCCGAAGAACTCCACCCCCAGCAGCAGCACCACGCCGATCACATAGAACGGCAGCGCCAGCTTCATCAGCCATTTGGGCGGGATCAGCGCCATGGTCCACATGGCGAAAAAAGCGATGATGAAATTGCGCGACTGTTCGGCGAAGCGCCAGTCGGTGCCGCCCACCGCCGAATGCATGACCGTCAGGCCGAGCGCCGCGAACATGAGCAGGATCGCCAGCAGCGGCCAGTCGAAGGCCGTGAAGACGCGCAGCAGGATCAGGCCGAGACGCTTCATTGTTGGCGCACCAGATCGGAGGTGATGTTTTCGACCGAGGCCGTCGACGCGTTGCGCTCGGGGCGCTGGATCTTGTCCTGGCGATCCTTGGCCAGCCAGTAGTCGAACACCTTGCGCGCCACCGGCGCGGCGACGCTGGCGCCCCAGCCGGCGTTTTCGACGATCAGCGCGACGGCGATGCGCGGGTGTTCCAGCGGCGCGAAGCCCATGAACAGCGCGTGGTCGCGCAGGCGTTCGTCGATGGCGCTGGCGCGGTAGTGGCCGCCGCGCAGGCTGAACACCTGGGCCGTGCCGGTCTTGCCGGCGGCCTGATAGGGCGCGTTGGCGAAGGCGCGGCGCGCGGTGCCGGCGCGGACCACGTCGGCCATGGCGTTCTTGATGACGTCGACGTTGGCCTGCTTGAGAGGGATGCGGTAGTCGGGCGCGGATTCCGTAGGCTTGGCCACGCCCGAACGCGGGTCGCGCACCGCGTGCACCAGGTGCGGACGGCGGTACAGCCCGTTATTGGCCAGGGTCGAGGTGCCCTGCGCCAGTTGCAGCAGGGTGAAGGCGTTGTAGCCCTGCCCCACCGCCACCGAAATCGTCTCGCCGGCGTACCAGCGCTGGCGGTCCTTGTCCTTGTAGGCCGAACGCTTCCACTCGGTCGAGGGCAGCACGCCGCGCTTCTCGCCTTCGAGATCGATGCCGGTGATCTGGCCAAAGCCGAACTGCTTGGTGAAATCGTGCAGCGCGTTCACGCCGATCTCGGGGCCGAGCGAATAGAAGTACGTGTCCGACGACACCACGATGGCCTTGTGCATGTCGGTCATGCCATAGGCGGCGCCGCCGGCATTGCGGAATTTCTGGCCGCCGAACTCGTAGTAGCCGGGGTCCGAGATGCGGTCGGTGGCGCGGCGCTTGCCCAGTTCCAGCGCCGCCAGGCCGACGAAAGGCTTGTAGGTGGAACCGATCGGGTAGGTGCCGTACAGCGGGCGGTTGATCAGCGGGTGGTCCGGCGACTCGTTCAGCATGCGCCAGTTGTCCACGTCGATGCCGTCGACGAACAGGTTCGGGTCGAACGAGGGCTGCGAGACGAAGGCCAGCACCTCGCCGGTGTCGGGATCGATCGCCACCAGCGCGCCGCGCTGGCCCTCGAAGGCTTCCTCGGCCACCTTCTGCAGGCCCAGGTCGATCGACAGCATGATGTCCGAGCCCGGCACCGGGTCGATGCGGCGCAACGTGCGCATGGGGCGGCCGCCCGCGGTCACTTCGACCTCTTCCAGGCCGGTGCGGCCATGCAGGGCTTCTTCCCAGGTCTTCTCGATGCCCTTCTTGCCGATCACGTCGGTGCCGCGATAGTTGCCCAGCAGGCCGGCGCGTTCGAGTTCCTCGTTGTCGTTTTCGGCGATGCGGCCGATGTAGCCCACCACGTGGGCGGCGGACTGCCCCTGCGGATACTCGCGCACCCAGCGGGCGCGCAGCTCGACGCCGGGGAACTGGAAGGCGTGGGCCGCGAACCAGGCCGCTTCGGTCTCGTTGAGGTTGTTGCGCAGCTGCAGGCTGGCGTAGCGGCTGGATTCGGCGGCGCGGCGCTTGAAGCGGCGTTGATCGGCCGGGCTGATGTAGACCACCTCGGTCAGACGCTCGAACAGCGCATTCATGTTGCCGGCCTGGGCCGGCACCACTTCGAGGGTGTAGGTGCGGTAGTTGCGCGCCAGCACTTCGCCATTGCGGTCGAGGATCTCGCCGCGGCGCGGCGGGATCGGCACGACCGCGATGCGGTTGCGGTCGGCGCGTTCGGACAGGCCTTCGTAACGGTCGACCTGCAAGTACCAGAACCGGCCTATCAGCACGCCGAAGCAGACCAGCGCAAAGATGCCGCCGACCCAGGCGCGCAGGCGGAAGCGCTGCTTCTGCTGCTGGCCGGTTTTCTTGAATTCAAACATGAGACGCGGCGCCGCCGTCAGGCGGAGGAGGATTCGGCGTCGTCGGCACCGCGCTGCGGCAAGTGCAGCACCCAGCCCGCCAGCGGCCACAACGCGGCGGTGATGGCCACGCTGATGCTCCAGTCCCAGCCCGGCCACTTGCCGGCCAGCCAGGCATGGATGATCTGGGTGATGAAGCGCGCGATCAGGAACACCGGCAACATGTGCATCGCCTGGCTCCAGAGGTCGAACCGTTGCAGGCGGCGGTGCAGCACCACGGCGCCGTAGGCGACCAGGGTGTAGGACAGCGCGTGCTCGCCGAGCAGGCCCGCGTCATGCACGTCCATCAGCAGGCCGAAGCAGAAGGCGGTGAACAGGCCGACGCGGCGCGGCTCATGGACGCACCAGAAAGCGATGATCAGGATCAGCACGTCGGGCGCGCCCTGCCACAACCGCCACGGCAGCAGCGACACCAGCCACACCAGCAGGATGGTGCCCCACACGAAGAGGCCGTGCGCCGGCCCCGACAGGCGGTCAGGCTGCACGTTGCTGGGCGTGCCCAGGCGGCGCCGGGGCTGGCCGGATGATGGTTGGTTAGTCCGATCCACCGGAATCGACCTCCTGACGGTTGGACTCGGCACGTTCCACATCCACCTGCAGGACCAGGAAGTGGCGATAGCGCTCAGGGTGGGCCAGCGGCTCGCAGACGGCGCGGGCGAAGCCGGAAGCGGTGTCGCGCTCGACCGAGGTCACCTTGGCCACCGGCAGGCCGGCGGGAAACAAGCCGCCGACGCCGCTGGTGACGATGGTATCGCCTTCCTTGATGTCGGCATTGGCCGCGAGGTAGCGGACCTCCATCTTGCCGGGAGAGTTCCCGCCAAAGGCGATCAGGCGCAGGCCGTTGCGCAGCAATTGCACCGGGATCGATACCTGTTCGTCGGTGACCAGGGCAGCCTCGGCCGTCATGGGCGTGACGCGCACGATCTGGCCGAC from Achromobacter xylosoxidans includes the following:
- a CDS encoding MetQ/NlpA family ABC transporter substrate-binding protein; this translates as MRLNFVRSALVASALLVAATAAHAEKIVVGATQVPHAEILEVVKPQLAKEGVELDIKVFNDYVQPNLQLADKQLDANFFQHKPYLDTFNKDRKATLVPVALVHVEPFGGYSKKIKSLAELKDGATVAIPNDPSNGGRALVLLQKQGVIKLKDPSNILATAADVTDNPKKLKFRELEAAMLPRSLDDVDLALINTNYALEAGLVPTKDALFIEGSDSPYANILVTRSDNKDAPGIKKLVNALHSPEVKKFIVEKYKGAVVPAF
- the argB gene encoding acetylglutamate kinase, which produces MTDTPDPAAVSSPAVKAAVLSEALPYIRRFHGKTIVVKYGGNAMTEERLQRSFAHDVVLLKLVGLNPVVVHGGGPQIDDALRRIGKQGTFIQGMRVTDAETMEVVEWVLGGQVQQDIVMMINEVGGKAVGLTGKDGGLIQAQKKLMANKENPAEPIDIGFVGDITLVEPAVVKALQDDQFIPVISPIGYGEDGTAYNINADVVAGKMAEVLGAEKLLMLTNTPGVLDKGGKLLRSLSAQTIDELFADGTISGGMLPKISSALDAAKNGVNSVHIVDGRVPHCLLLEILTDQGVGTMISSH
- a CDS encoding pyrimidine 5'-nucleotidase, producing MRALRTLLRPAVRQRRSRRTTTDAPGRLWLFDLDNTLHDTSHAIFPRIDHGMTMAVAEALEVDVDTANAVRKQYWQRYGATMIGMVRHHGVDPHVFLHRSHDFDVNPLVRAEKALAYKLKQLPGRKVLLTNAPLHYARAVLRRLGILRQFDSLWAIEHMRLHGEFRPKPSPALLRYVLAREGVPARQAVLVEDTLANLRGARRAGLRTVHVFHPGTPFARGRAQRPAYVDLRVNSVSDLLLRRRPLRG
- the slmA gene encoding nucleoid occlusion factor SlmA, producing MASKPGERKTQILQTLAEMLEQPHASRITTAALAARLAVSEAALYRHFASKAQMFEGLIEFIETSIFTLVNQIAIAEPYGLSQAHQTVSMLLTFSERNRGMTRVLTGDALVTEDNRLQERINHINDRIEASLKQSLRIAVTDGGLPPEANVAAHASLLTHLVLGRWLRYAQSGWRVAPTLHLDEQLRLALG
- a CDS encoding DASS family sodium-coupled anion symporter gives rise to the protein MTAETAVPASQAPKKTKIPIGLVAGFIVMIGVLMLPLPADLPVAGHRMLAILAFAVVVWITEAVSYEASAIMITTLMAFLLGTAPTIKDPQVVYGTSAAISMALTGFANSALALVTGALFIAAAMTFTGLDRRIALVTLSKVGTSTRRILIGCIAVTIVLSLVVPSATARSAAVVPIMMGVIAAFGVDKRSNIAAGIMIIVAQATSIWNVGIQTAAAQNLLTVGFMEKMLGQRVAWSDWLIAGAPWSLIMSAVLIIIVLKLLPPESDSIAGGKEAVEKSLLELGPMTGAQKRLMAVSVMLLLFWSTEGKLHKFDTTSTTYFGLVLLLLPRFGVMTWKDVQSRIPWGTVIVFGVGISLGTALLTTQAGQWLGNQVVAHTGLDHLGPLAIFAILSAFLIIIHLGFASATALTSAMLPILISVLATLPGDFSRLGMTMLLGFVVSYGFILPINAPQNMVCLGTETFNAKQFAKVGILVTIIGYALMMLMGMTYWRWLGWL
- a CDS encoding Ldh family oxidoreductase, whose amino-acid sequence is MKISIAQANEYGRRVLMAQGVPEDIARDVAEHLVESDRVGYTSHGLSILTNYRRVLAEGLAQADGRPELLNDRGAMLAYDGHNGLGQYVGKVVIEQAIERTQAHGQCILTLRRSHHLGRMGHYGEMVAAKGLILLAFTNVINRAPTVAPFGGARACLTTNPLCFAGPLPGGRPPFIVDMATSSIAVNKARVLAAKGEQAPPGSLIDAQGNPTTDPGALFTDPPGALLPFGGHKGYAMGLVAELLAGVLSGGGTIQPEHPRNGVATNNMFALLLDPQVDFNTDWRSMEVGAFIDYLHACPPQPGVDGVQYPGEYEARNRELNADSLEFSPPIWEGLKKLAADVGVADALP
- the rodA gene encoding rod shape-determining protein RodA produces the protein MKRLGLILLRVFTAFDWPLLAILLMFAALGLTVMHSAVGGTDWRFAEQSRNFIIAFFAMWTMALIPPKWLMKLALPFYVIGVVLLLGVEFFGETSKGATRWLNLGVTRIQPSEMMKIAVPMMLAWYFQRHEGAVRIRDFLAAAAMLAAPFGLIVLQPDLGTALLVFGAGFFVIYFAGLSFKLLVPVMLAGIIAIGTLVYYEDQLCEPDVNWVVLHDYQKHRVCTLLNPSSDPLGKGFHTIQSMIAVGSGGVYGKGYMKGTQTHLDFIPERTTDFIFAVYAEEFGLYGGIAILVLYGLMMARGLTIASRASSQFGRLLSGALTMMLFIYVFVNVGMVTGILPVVGVPLPFMSYGGTALFTMGIAFGIMMSISRHRSVKS
- the mrdA gene encoding penicillin-binding protein 2, yielding MFEFKKTGQQQKQRFRLRAWVGGIFALVCFGVLIGRFWYLQVDRYEGLSERADRNRIAVVPIPPRRGEILDRNGEVLARNYRTYTLEVVPAQAGNMNALFERLTEVVYISPADQRRFKRRAAESSRYASLQLRNNLNETEAAWFAAHAFQFPGVELRARWVREYPQGQSAAHVVGYIGRIAENDNEELERAGLLGNYRGTDVIGKKGIEKTWEEALHGRTGLEEVEVTAGGRPMRTLRRIDPVPGSDIMLSIDLGLQKVAEEAFEGQRGALVAIDPDTGEVLAFVSQPSFDPNLFVDGIDVDNWRMLNESPDHPLINRPLYGTYPIGSTYKPFVGLAALELGKRRATDRISDPGYYEFGGQKFRNAGGAAYGMTDMHKAIVVSSDTYFYSLGPEIGVNALHDFTKQFGFGQITGIDLEGEKRGVLPSTEWKRSAYKDKDRQRWYAGETISVAVGQGYNAFTLLQLAQGTSTLANNGLYRRPHLVHAVRDPRSGVAKPTESAPDYRIPLKQANVDVIKNAMADVVRAGTARRAFANAPYQAAGKTGTAQVFSLRGGHYRASAIDERLRDHALFMGFAPLEHPRIAVALIVENAGWGASVAAPVARKVFDYWLAKDRQDKIQRPERNASTASVENITSDLVRQQ
- the mreD gene encoding rod shape-determining protein MreD; translated protein: MDRTNQPSSGQPRRRLGTPSNVQPDRLSGPAHGLFVWGTILLVWLVSLLPWRLWQGAPDVLILIIAFWCVHEPRRVGLFTAFCFGLLMDVHDAGLLGEHALSYTLVAYGAVVLHRRLQRFDLWSQAMHMLPVFLIARFITQIIHAWLAGKWPGWDWSISVAITAALWPLAGWVLHLPQRGADDAESSSA